The nucleotide sequence CTGGAACATCAACATGGCCTGGTCGTAGCCGAACTCGAAGGAGAAGTAGCGGCCGACGCCGCTGGCGAAGACCTCGGACGCCGAGGGCACGGAGCCCAGTTCGGTGCCGGGGGTGCCCGCGGCGCCCGGGTCGACGGTGAAGCCGCGGTGCTCGCTGCCGGTGTACTTCCGCTCCTTGCCGATGTCCCCGAAGCTCTCCAGGAAGCTCAGCAGCTTCGCCTTGTCGTCCGTGGTGAGGTCCGCGTCGAGGGCGCCGAGGTTGGTGGCCTTGGCGAGCAGTTCGGAGACGTATCCGTAGGTGTCGGCCTTGGCGGTGCGGTAGCGCACCGCCTCCGTCATGCCGGCCTTCTCGTTGTAGATGTAGGCGCTGGCGTTGCTGTTGGTGAACACCTCGACGGGAACGCCGAGTTCGCGGCAGTAGTCCATGGTGATCATCCACTGCGGGATACGGGCGGGGCCCGCGTTCATGTACTGGCCGTCGCTGAACCGGGCGGTCTGCCGGTTCCCGTAGAGGTCCTGGGTCGAATCGCCGCCGCGTACGGTGAAGTTACGGCCGCCGGTGCGGTCCCGCGCCTCCAGGACCGTACAGTCGTAGCCGGCTTTGCCCAGTTCGTAGGCGGAGGTGAGGCCCGCTATGCCGCCGCCGACGATGACGACCTTGGCGCCTCTGCCCTTGCCCTTGAGGTTGAAGTCGCTCTCGGTGGGGGCCCGGAACGCCGCTTCGCGGCTCGCGGCCTCCGCGGTGGGCGCCAGGCCCAGGGCTCCCATGGTGGCGAGCATGGCGCCCGCTCCTCCGGTGACGCCTACCTGGCGCAGGAAGTTGCGGCGGCTCGATCCGGTGGCGGTGTTCGGCGCATGGCTCATGTCCCGGTACCCCTTTCGATCTTCAGGTGTGCCGGGATCCTGACAAGCGGTTGTTACGGCGCTGCGGATGCTGGTGTATCCCGCACGTTGCCCTCTGCTCACCTCCGGGGGCCGCACATGCGTAAGGCCCGCCCCCCAAGGGGAGCGGGCCTTACGTCGTACCGGACCTGAGAGCTACCTACGAGCTACCCGCCGGGAGGTGCAGAGCCTCAGCTCTGACCACCCGCCAGCTTCTCGCGCAGGGCGGCCAGCGCCTCGTCCGACGCCAGGGCGCCGGAGTTGTCGTCGGACTCCGAGGAGTACGAGCCACCGGACGCCGCGGGGGCGCTGCCACCGCCGGTGCCACCGGCGGCCGGAGCCGCGGCACCTTCGGCAGCGGCGGCCTCGTCGGCCTCGCGGGACTTGATGACCTGGGCCTGGTGCTGCTCGAAGCGCTGCTGCGCCTCGGCGTACTGGGCCTCCCACGCCTCCCGCTGGGCGTCGAACTCGGGGAGCCAGTCGTTGGTCTCCGGGTCGAAGCCCTCGGGGTAGATGTAGTTGCCCTGGTCGTCGTAGGACGCGGCCATGCCGTACAGGGTCGGGTCGAACTCGACCGAGGCCGGGTCGCTGCCGAAGGACTCGTTGGCCTGCTTCAGCGAGAGGCTGATGCGGCGGCGCTCCAGGTCGATGTCGATGACCTTGACGAAGATCTCGTCGTTGACCTGGACGACCTGCTCCGGGATCTCCACGTGGCGCTCGGCCAGCTCGGAGATGTGGACCAGACCCTCGATGCCCTCGTCGACGCGGACGAACGCACCGAACGGAACGAGCTTCGTGACCTTGCCGGGGACGACCTGACCGATCTGGTGCGTCCGGGCGAACTGCTGCCACGGG is from Streptomyces sp. NBC_00370 and encodes:
- a CDS encoding flavin monoamine oxidase family protein, whose translation is MSHAPNTATGSSRRNFLRQVGVTGGAGAMLATMGALGLAPTAEAASREAAFRAPTESDFNLKGKGRGAKVVIVGGGIAGLTSAYELGKAGYDCTVLEARDRTGGRNFTVRGGDSTQDLYGNRQTARFSDGQYMNAGPARIPQWMITMDYCRELGVPVEVFTNSNASAYIYNEKAGMTEAVRYRTAKADTYGYVSELLAKATNLGALDADLTTDDKAKLLSFLESFGDIGKERKYTGSEHRGFTVDPGAAGTPGTELGSVPSASEVFASGVGRYFSFEFGYDQAMLMFQPVGGMDRIPAALTKAVGSRKIHTGAVVQQITDKAHGVTVTYKQDGRTRAIDADYCIAALPPHILAKTAHNLGSAVQTALEAVKPVSSGKIGLEYRNRWWETDHRIYGGITETDMDLSHIWYPSYGFHGKRGLIIGYYNTGTNADTYALLSPAEREARAVAQGVKIHGEQYRTELATSFSHHWRQTPHLEGAWHSMSGGPDAATYAPLNKAAGRVYFAGDYLSYADAWQHGAFSSARKVVTTLHERVLA